The genomic stretch gtgacagagtgagaccccatctccaaagaaaagagagaaaagaaagaaagaaagaaagagaaagaaagaaaggaaggaaggaaggaaggaaggaaggaaggaaggaaggaaagaaggaaaattaaaatgagactgaACCTAGAAAAAAGGTAGATTAGCAAAGTGGAACAAGGTTCAAGAGCAAATATTCCCACCAAAGCATGAACAACATTGGAAAATTCAGAGACAAGTGGGATGTGATTAAAAGAAGAGTAGAGAGAACTTGGACAAGAATGGAtatcagaagtgaaggagacatATGCACCTTCCAAACCAATGAAAGACATCAACCCACAGATGCAATTGACTCCACACCCTCTAGGCAAAGGAAATACACAGGAAGCAATAATGAGCTACACTGTGGCCTACAAACCAACCACAACGAGAAAGAGTTTAGAGAATGTGGAAACCAAAGAAGCAAGGAAAAGCCTGACAGCTGACATCTCAACACAGGTAAAATGAGATAGACATCAGTGGGGCACCATTTCTAATATGCTGAAAGAAATTTGTCAAACCAGACACCCGTACCTCACAGCAATATTGCCCCCAAATAAAGATGCCTAAATAAAAGTGTAAAGGAAAAGAATTAGTTGTTAGCAGCattgcattagaaaaaaaatactagaatgaATTCTCAAGTCCACAGGGAAATAATCCCAGATTGAATGCTAGAAATgcagaaaggaataaagatgAATGCACAAGATAATCTGTAGGTAAATATTAGTGCATATTGCTTTATGAAGCAATACTAGAAATGTCTCCTGGAGAGTAAAATATGTGTAGAAATAACATGCATGAGAATGGTAATACAAAAGTCAGAAACagctaaaaagagaattaaaagtgtTCTAAAGTATTCGCATTTTGTGGGAGGGGTTAAAGTAATTAACTGTATCAGAGTATAGGATTTAATTATTAGCATAACTACACAGATTTGTATGGCTGTAACTAGCAAGTTCATGgagataacaataaaataataaacatatttgattCAAAGTCAGTCAAGTAAAGGCAAAAGGAACGTGAGTCAGTTAAGTCAAAACCTAGGAAAAATGAGATGAttgaaacaatttcaaatttactggtaattatattaaatgtaaatgcacaaaatagaacttttttttttttttttttgagatggagtctcactctgtcgcccatgctgagctgcagtggtgcgatctccgctcaccgcaacctctgcctcccaggttcaagcgattatcctgcctcagcctcccgagtagctgggattacaggtgcatgccaccacaccagggtaagttttgtatttttagtagaaatggggtttcaccatgttggccaggctggtctcgacatcttgacctcaggtgatctacctgccttggtctcccaaagtgctgggattataggcgtaagccacctctcCCGGCCAAAGTAGTAATTTCTTTGCAACAACTGTGTGATATATTCTATAGGATTGTGAATAAAAGTTTtgggctttcttttcttaaagaacatTGAAATGGtctttagtttttgttattaaatcaaatattacgtgaacattgatgtacatagacaattccattcctatttctatagaaagtattcaaagatgtttggaaaactgggagaaaaagggaaacatatctaaaatgctgatattaactgtaaataccaccccgccacacacacacacacgtattaaattctttctctactcACACTCTGTGTAGGTAACACGACATTGGTTTCTGTATACAGATTTAGAAATGCCTCAAATCCAATGGGCGGAGACAGGGTGTTCCCTGTGGATTATCCACTGATTGCATTATCActcgctttctctataaaaaggGGAACCAGATGCAGAAGTCACTGCATTTTCCGGCAAGCCAAGGGTTGTCTGCATCTCAAGAGTGGGGTCAGCAAGAGAAACTCTACGGCTATGGGAGTGCCTGCGTTCACCTCTTTTCCGAGCCCACCTGTTCTGGTGAGTACGGGATTTTTATTGATTACAGGAATGTCCAtatgtgtcctttttctttctgtaagacaGCTTTACAGTTAGCAGTGGGTTGTTCTTAAAACTGGATGTTGTGGAAAGTTATACCTCGggtgttaatatttgttgaataatgttcatagtattctcatTTTTGCCTATGAAACTGTATGGGGataatagttttgatttttttttaaaaaatccaacatCACTAGGAAAGGGAAGAAGTATTATTTGGCCTTGCAGTCTTCAAATTGTCTCCCTCTCTGGAAAGCTCCTGAACCAGAAATTGCTTGgtccgtttttttaaaaaaacaaaaaacaaaaaactttagttCTCTGGTAAAATTTCATGATGAGTTGCTTATTCCCTAAACTCACTGTCACGATTCATTGtagtgaatttcttttctgtttctctgtttctcctccttCCGTCCCTCTCTGTCACTCCCTTCTTCTTCATCATGGAACTTACTTATATCTGATATTCcaccagaaatttgtttttagtgCGTTTATAATGTCTTCCTTCTCACCAAGATGAAAATCTACAGAGTGGTGATTTATGAAGTTTACTTCTGGATCAGGGGTTCTACTGCACAGCTTGGCACATCATAAGTGCCCTGTAACTAAGGGGACTAAATAATTTTCCCTCCAAAGGGGAACATCTTGGGTCAGTATTAATCTTCATGCCAGGGGTACTGTAAGGGGTAGTATTAAACTTTATGCCaggacaacaaaaaatgaaatgagaaggacAGAAACGAAGGCTTTAAAATGGAAAGTGCACTGATGAGGTTTGTGGGGGAAACAGCTTTATGAGACTAGAGTCTTCCAATTGAGTTAGAGCAAGAAAGGACGTCAAATCTTAGGAGGCGCTTGATCATCTTTCTCAGTATGTCATCAAAAGATTCTCTCATGGTAGAACTCTAGTTAATTGAGCTGCTTAGAAACAGAAGGCAAACATGGTGTTTCTGAGGTTTTTCTTCATGAGCAGGAGGTGTTCAGGTGAAGGTGGGATCTGGGTGTGGCAGTGAGTATTTAAGGTGGCGAGTGCACGATTTCTTTGGAAACCAGAGAGTCAAGGAGCTATGAAAATGATGTTGTGTCCTGAAGCACAGCAGAAAGAGATACAGAGAAGCGTGAGGTCTTGGTGAACAGGGAAGTCTGGGATCCCGGTGTCCTGTTGGGGATGGGTTAGGAGGCACCAGCATCTGTGTAGCTGACagtggcagggaagagaagagaggggtgtcctctgaggaggatgaggagggacaAGGTCTGGAACTGACCCTGGGTCATGACCTTGAGCATTTAGTCCTGGACTCGCATCAGCCCGATGAGGTCCCAGGACCCAGTGTCAATACCTGGAGCTCCTGCCAGCAGCATCAGGGTCACACGGAGAAATGCAGACTCTAGGGTCCACCCCAGACTTACTTGGGTTCAGGTCCACATATCTGACTTTAGCAAACCCTGaggatgtacactgccatctgagacACATTTCCCCAGAAAGAGAGGCTGGTGGGAAGATTCCACTGAGCTGAGAGAAGCCCCCCACAGCTGATCTTCTCCTGTCTCCATTTGGttgaaatttcacattttcttttcttttgaaaggggAAGCTCAAAAGAAACATGATGCCCTGGGCTTTACAGAAGAAACGAGAAATCCACATGGCCAAGGCCCATCGGAGACGAGCTGCGAGGTCTGCTCTCCCCATGAGACTCACCAGCTGCATCTTCCAGAGGCCGGTGACGAGGATCAGGTCTCATCCTGACAACCAGGTCAGACGCAGAAAAGGGGATGAGCACCTGGAGAAGCCGCAGCAACTCTGCGCCTACCGGAGACTGCAGGCCCTGCAGCCCTGCAGCAGCCAAGGAGAAGGTTCAAGTCCACTGCATTTGGAGAGCGTCTTAAGTATCCTTGCAGCGGGGACGGCCAGTGAATCTCTGGACAGAGCTGGTGCTGAGCGTGTCCACAGCCCGCTTGAGCCCACCCCTGGGCAGTTTCCAGCTGTGGCAGGGGGGCCAACCCCAGGAATGGGTTGTCAGCTCCCACCGCCCCTCTCTGGCCAATTGGTGACTCCTGCAGATATCCGGAGACAGGCCAGGAGGGTGAAGAAAGCCAGGGAGAGACTGGCCAAGGCCTTGCAGGCAGACAggctggccaggcaggcagaAATGCTGACATGTAGATGAAGCGCAGTCCCGGGCTTTCGGTCCCTTTCTTTTAATGCCCATCCTCATTCCTACTCTGAATTGtcacccttttcccttccccaccagttctttaataaaagtatttgaaaGGCAACAGGTGTAAGGAGTGGATGGTTTTGTGGTGAGAAATTGGGTTTTATGGGATGAGGAAGGAGACCTTTACATGTCACTGTACATCTCAGTTTCTGTTTACCATGATTTTAattaattgggttttttttgtttgtttgtttgttttgagacggagtcttgctctgttgcccaggctggagtgcaatgacatgatctcggctcactgcaacctccacctcccaggttcaagcaattctcctgcctcagccttccaagttccaagtagctgggattacaggcgcctgccaccacatccggctattgtttgtattttttttagtagagacgaggtatcaccatgtcggccaggctggtctcaaactcccgacctcaggtgatccacctgcctcagcctcccaaagtgctgggattacaggcatgagccaccgcgcccagccacgcccagctaatttttgtattcttggtagagtcagggtttcatcatgttggccaggctggtcttgtcctgacctcaagtgatctgcccacctcagcctcccaaacagaatttattgttattattattttgaagaactcCAAGTCCTGCCAGGGcagggtggtttacacctgttatcccagcactttgggaggccgaggcggacagatcgtttgaggtcaggagtttgtgaccagcctggccaacttggtgaaaccccatctctactaaaaacacaaaaattaggccgggtgtggtggctcacgcctgtaatcctagcactttaggaggccgtggtggttggatcacttgaggtcaggagtttaagaccagcctggccaacatggtgaaacctcatctctactaaaaatacaaaaattcgctgggcgcggtggcgggtgcctgtaatcccagctactcaggaggctgaggcaggataattgcttgaacccgggggggcagaggttgcagtgagccgagatcgcaccagtgcactccagcctgcacgacagagcaagactctgtttcgaaaaaaaaaaaaatacaaaagttagctaggcttggtggtgggcacctgtaataacagtgactcgagaggctgaggcaggagaattgcttgaatccgggaggcggaatttgcagtgagctgagatcacaccactgcactccagcctgggtgacagagccagattctaactcaaaaaaaaaaaaaaaaaagaactctaagtCCTTCATTTCTAAGTCAAGAAGAggacatttctgtcatttcaggggGTCTCAGATTTTGCAGCTCATTTGAATTtcacagtaaaatttaaaaggactGGTGTCTGGATCCCAGGCAGGATCATTTGCATCCGTATAATGGAGTTTGCTGAGGTGCTGAGGGAGACATCAGTACCTTGAAATTGCCCTACATGATTAAATCTGTAAGctaattgtgtctttttttttttttttttttaatttgagacggagtctcactctgtcgcccaggctggagtgcagtggcgcgatctcagctcactgcaagttctgtctcctgggttcacgccattctcctgcctcagcctcccga from Pan paniscus chromosome 20, NHGRI_mPanPan1-v2.0_pri, whole genome shotgun sequence encodes the following:
- the LOC129394665 gene encoding putative methyl-CpG-binding domain protein 3-like 3, which encodes MMPWALQKKREIHMAKAHRRRAARSALPMRLTSCIFQRPVTRIRSHPDNQVRRRKGDEHLEKPQQLCAYRRLQALQPCSSQGEGSSPLHLESVLSILAAGTASESLDRAGAERVHSPLEPTPGQFPAVAGGPTPGMGCQLPPPLSGQLVTPADIRRQARRVKKARERLAKALQADRLARQAEMLTCR